One window of the Trifolium pratense cultivar HEN17-A07 linkage group LG2, ARS_RC_1.1, whole genome shotgun sequence genome contains the following:
- the LOC123906612 gene encoding DEAD-box ATP-dependent RNA helicase 46: MAATATASVGPRYAPPDPTLPKPWKGLVDGKTGYLYFWNPETNITQYERPSSSAAPPKSSSVPNSSVQVQQSSQGRGRSPDFSDRYDRNGNGGSNEGGSRNHQSSKGATSQDNVANGNVSSIKAHVAPDTGPALSPEAYRRRHEITVTGDNVPAPVTSFASSGFPSEILREVQNAGFSAPTPIQAQSWPIALQSKDIVAIAKTGSGKTLGYLLPAFIHLKRTNNNAKMGPTVLVLSPTRELATQIQDEAVKFSKTSRIACTCLYGGAPKGPQLRDIDRGADIVVATPGRLNDILEMRRITLHQVSYLVLDEADRMLDMGFEPQIRKIVNEVPARRQTLMFTATWPKEVRRIAADLLVNPVQVNIGNVDELVANKSITQHIEVLAHMEKQRRLESILRSQDQGSKIIIFCSTKKMCDQLARNLTRQFGAAAIHGDKSQADRDHVLNQFRSGRTPVLVATDVAARGLDVKDIRVVVNYDFPTGVEDYVHRIGRTGRAGATGIAYTFFGDQDAKHASDLIKILEGANQKVPAELRELSSRGGGGFSRSKYRSGGRGDSGFGAKSYDSGYGGRSNDAGYGGRGSDSNYGGRGGYGSSAAFGRGGGRGFDYDSQRNERDRSPERGSSWSDRFKTVNRERSRSPAKAAPSQNGPVSFHQAMMQRSGGGGDRNKSFNRERSRSPAGRERSPSSPGGGRSNNSPKKGWGGSSGDGRNGGSHSYNGEMEEGMIPDEEGMIGHDDSTYQSAN; encoded by the exons ATGGCTGCTACAGCAACTGCCTCAGTGGGTCCCCGGTATGCACCACCTGATCCCACACTTCCTAAACCATGGAAGGGTCTTGTGGATGGCAAGACTGGCTATCTTTACTTTTGGAATCCTGAGACTAATATCACTCAGTATGAGAGGCCTTCGAGCTCCGCTGCCCCACCGAAGTCTTCTTCAGTCCCTAACTCTTCTGTCCAGGTTCAGCAATCATCTCAAGGACGTGGTCGTAGTCCTGATTTCAGTGATAGGTATGATAGGAATGGAAATGGTGGGTCAAATGAAGGTGGATCCAGGAACCATCAG AGTTCCAAAGGTGCCACCTCTCAAGATAATGTTGCAAATGGAAATGTTAGTTCTATCAAAGCTCATGTGGCACCAGATACAGGACCTGCATTATCTCCAGAGGCTTATAGACGTCGTCATGAGATCACTGTTACG GGAGATAATGTTCCTGCTCCCGTGACATCATTTGCATCCTCTGGCTTTCCATCTGAGATTCTTAGAGAG GTACAAAATGCTGGGTTCTCAGCCCCAACTCCAATTCAGGCACAATCATGGCCCATTGCCCTTCAAAGTAAAGATATAGTTGCCATTGCTAAAACAGGTTCAGGAAAAACCTTGGGGTATTTGCTTCCAGCATTTATTCATCTCAAGCGTACTAATAATAACGCCAAAATGGGCCCCACTGTTTTGGTACTTTCACCAACAAGGGAGTTGGCAACACAGATTCAAGATGAAGCTGTGAAGTTTAGTAAAACATCAAGAATTGCCTGCACT TGCTTGTATGGAGGAGCACCAAAGGGTCCTCAATTGAGAGATATTGACCGTGGAGCAGATATTGTGGTAGCCACTCCTGGTCGCCTGAATGATATTCTTGAGATGAGGAGAATCACGCTTCACCAGGTCTCTTACCTAGTGCTAGATGAGGCAGACCGGATGCTGGACATGGGTTTTGAACCTCAAATTAGGAAGATTGTGAATGAGGTGCCCGCTCGCAGGCAAACTCTCATGTTTACTGCAACATGGCCTAAGGAGGTTAGGAGAATTGCAGCTGATCTGCTGGTCAATCCTGTCCAAGTGAACATTGGCAATGTAGACGAGCTTGTTGCTAACAAATCCATCACTCAG CATATTGAAGTTTTGGCACATATGGAGAAACAGAGACGACTGGAAAGTATTTTGCGGTCACAGGATCAAGgatcaaagataattattttttgttctacCAAGAAAATGTGTGATCAACTTGCTCGTAATCTTACACGCCAGTTTGGAGCTGCTGCTATACATGGGGATAAATCCCAAGCTGATAGGGATCATGTGTTGAATCAGTTTCGAAGTGGAAGGACTCCTGTGCTTGTAGCCACAGATGTTGCAGCTCGTGGACTGGATGTGAAAGACATTAG AGTGgttgtcaactatgacttcccTACAGGAGTGGAGGATTATGTTCATAGGATTGGAAGGACTGGTAGGGCTGGAGCCACTGGTATAGCTTACACTTTCTTTGGGGACCAGGATGCTAAACATGCTTCAGATCTCATAAAAATCTTAGAGGGTGCAAACCAGAAAGTCCCTGCAGAACTTCGTGAGTTGTCATCCCGGGGTGGTGGTGGGTTTAGCAGGTCCAAATATCGTTCTGGTGGTCGTGGTGATTCTGGATTTGGTGCAAAGAGTTATGACTCTGGGTATGGTGGAAGGAGTAATGATGCAGGATATGGTGGAAGAGGTAGTGATTCAAATTATGGTGGAAGGGGTGGATATGGGTCTTCTGCTGCTTTTGGAAGAGGTGGAGGCCGTGGATTTGACTATGACTCACAGAG GAATGAAAGAGATCGAAGCCCTGAGAGAGGATCTAGCTGGAGTGATCGCTTCAAAACTGTCAATCGCGAACGCAGCCGCAGTCCTGCCAAGGCTGCACCATCTCAAAATGGCCCAGTCAGCTTTCACCAAGCAATGATGCAACGCAGTGGAGGAGGTGGCGATCGTAACAAGAGCTTTAACCGGGAGCGAAGTCGCAGTCCGGCAGGCCGTGAACGATCCCCTTCTTCCCCTGGTGGCGGTAGGTCCAACAACAGTCCAAAGAAAGGGTGGGGAGGATCTTCAGGTGATGGAAGAAACGGTGGTTCTCATTCATACAATGGAGAAATGGAGGAAGGGATGATTCCTGATGAAGAAGGAATGATTGGTCATGATGATTCTACATATCAAAGTGCAAATTAG